A genomic stretch from Mycobacterium paraterrae includes:
- a CDS encoding D-alanine--D-alanine ligase family protein, with product MPSKTPDSGRVRVAVVFGGRSNEHAISCVSAGSILRNLDPDRFEVVAVGITPEGSWVLTDGDPDALAIANRQLPTVTSKSGTELALTADPRRAGQLVSLSPGGAEVLASVDVVFPVLHGPYGEDGTIQGLLELAGVPYVGAGVLASAAGMDKEFTKKLLVAEGLPIGDYAVLRPSESALAAEQLERLGFPAFVKPARGGSSIGVSRVTGRHELPEAIAYARQHDPKVIVEAAIVGRELECGVLEFPDGTVQASTVGEIRVAGVRGREDSFYDFSTKYLDDAAELDVPAKIDDDVSDAVRELAIRAFTAIDGRGLARVDFFLTDDGPMINEVNTMPGFTTISMYPRMWAASGMDYQTLLATMVETALSRGIGLR from the coding sequence CACGCTATTTCCTGTGTCTCGGCCGGCAGCATCCTGCGCAACCTGGACCCGGATCGATTCGAGGTCGTCGCCGTGGGCATCACACCCGAAGGCTCCTGGGTGCTCACCGACGGCGATCCCGACGCGCTGGCGATCGCCAACCGGCAATTGCCGACGGTGACCTCGAAGTCGGGCACCGAGTTGGCGCTGACCGCCGATCCGCGACGCGCCGGCCAGCTGGTTTCGCTGTCGCCCGGTGGAGCCGAGGTATTGGCGTCGGTCGACGTGGTCTTCCCGGTTCTGCATGGGCCGTATGGCGAGGACGGCACCATTCAGGGTCTGCTCGAACTTGCGGGCGTGCCGTACGTCGGCGCCGGAGTACTGGCCAGCGCGGCCGGCATGGACAAAGAGTTCACCAAAAAACTGCTGGTGGCGGAGGGACTGCCGATCGGCGACTACGCGGTATTGCGACCGTCGGAATCCGCCCTGGCCGCCGAACAGCTCGAAAGACTTGGCTTTCCTGCGTTCGTCAAACCGGCCCGCGGTGGCTCGTCGATCGGCGTCAGCCGGGTGACCGGCCGCCACGAACTGCCCGAGGCAATCGCCTACGCCCGGCAGCACGACCCGAAGGTGATCGTCGAGGCCGCGATCGTCGGTCGCGAACTGGAATGTGGTGTGCTCGAATTCCCGGACGGCACAGTGCAAGCCAGCACGGTCGGTGAGATCCGGGTGGCCGGGGTGCGCGGGCGCGAAGATTCCTTCTACGACTTTTCGACCAAATACCTCGACGACGCCGCCGAGCTGGATGTGCCGGCCAAGATCGACGACGACGTCAGCGATGCGGTCCGGGAATTGGCAATTCGCGCGTTCACCGCAATCGACGGTCGGGGCCTGGCGCGCGTGGACTTCTTCCTCACCGACGACGGACCGATGATCAACGAGGTCAACACGATGCCGGGATTCACCACGATCTCGATGTATCCCCGGATGTGGGCGGCCAGCGGAATGGATTACCAGACACTGCTGGCGACGATGGTGGAGACCGCGCTGTCGCGCGGAATCGGCCTGCGCTAG
- a CDS encoding DUF3515 domain-containing protein, translated as MPDVEDGPSRAVLIAALVVAIGTIGVILGIAATRHRVAPAVVAAVPAPGAQDPLCHNLIEALPQRLGDYTRAQLAQPAPAGAAAWQPAGDGDPVVLRCGLDRPAEFVVGSPVQVVDRVQWFEVSQDQRSTWYTVDRAVYVALTLPPGSGPTPIQQLSDLIDRVVPARPVDPARG; from the coding sequence ATGCCTGACGTTGAAGACGGCCCGTCACGGGCGGTGCTGATCGCTGCGTTGGTGGTGGCGATCGGCACCATCGGTGTCATCCTCGGCATCGCCGCGACCCGCCACCGGGTGGCGCCGGCGGTCGTCGCCGCCGTACCCGCACCAGGTGCGCAGGACCCGTTGTGCCACAACCTCATTGAGGCACTGCCCCAACGACTCGGTGATTACACCCGGGCTCAGCTCGCCCAGCCCGCCCCCGCCGGTGCCGCCGCGTGGCAGCCCGCGGGCGACGGGGATCCAGTGGTCTTGCGGTGTGGGTTGGATCGCCCGGCCGAGTTCGTCGTCGGGTCGCCTGTCCAGGTCGTCGACCGGGTGCAATGGTTCGAGGTCAGCCAAGACCAGCGATCGACGTGGTACACCGTCGATCGCGCGGTCTATGTCGCGCTGACGTTGCCGCCGGGCTCTGGGCCGACGCCGATCCAACAACTTTCCGACCTGATCGACCGCGTTGTGCCGGCCCGTCCGGTGGACCCCGCGCGGGGCTGA
- a CDS encoding thiamine-phosphate kinase, translated as MHSDGLGPTLGDVGEFGVIERLTRGRAASRDVLIGPGDDGAVVAAGDGRVVVSTDMLVEGRHFRRDWSTPRDIGRKAVAQNAADIEAMGGRVTGFVVGFGAPAHTPAAQVDALVDGMWDEAVRVGAGIVGGDLVGSPHWVLSVTVLGDLGGRAPVLRSGARPGSQLAVTGHLGLSAAGFALWDNGVEDFDELRRRHLVPCPPYGQGRAAAEADALAMIDISDGLVGDLGHVAEASGVSIDLSTDTLRSDRAALASAAQAVGADPWEWVLGGGEDHALVAAFAGAIPMGWRPIGRVLDGPPSVLVDGEPWRGAAGWQSFAQ; from the coding sequence GTGCACAGCGATGGGTTGGGCCCAACGCTCGGCGATGTCGGCGAGTTCGGGGTTATCGAGCGGCTGACGCGCGGTAGAGCGGCGTCACGTGACGTGCTGATCGGACCGGGTGATGACGGCGCGGTGGTCGCGGCCGGCGACGGACGCGTGGTGGTGTCGACGGACATGCTCGTCGAAGGCCGCCACTTCCGGCGGGATTGGTCGACCCCCCGCGACATCGGTCGTAAAGCGGTGGCACAGAACGCCGCCGACATCGAGGCGATGGGTGGACGGGTCACCGGATTCGTGGTCGGATTCGGCGCCCCGGCGCACACCCCGGCCGCACAGGTCGATGCGCTCGTTGATGGCATGTGGGACGAGGCCGTGCGGGTCGGCGCCGGCATCGTTGGGGGAGACCTGGTCGGCAGCCCGCACTGGGTGCTGTCGGTCACCGTGCTCGGTGACCTCGGCGGCCGGGCGCCGGTGTTGCGATCGGGGGCAAGGCCGGGCTCGCAACTCGCCGTGACCGGCCATCTGGGCTTGTCTGCGGCGGGTTTTGCGTTGTGGGACAACGGTGTTGAAGACTTTGACGAGCTCCGTCGACGACACCTCGTGCCGTGCCCGCCGTACGGGCAAGGTCGCGCGGCCGCCGAGGCCGACGCCCTGGCGATGATCGACATCTCTGACGGCCTGGTCGGCGACCTCGGTCACGTGGCAGAGGCATCGGGGGTGTCAATCGATCTCAGTACCGACACGCTGCGCTCCGATCGCGCGGCGTTGGCCAGCGCCGCGCAGGCCGTCGGTGCAGATCCGTGGGAGTGGGTGCTCGGGGGCGGCGAAGACCACGCTCTGGTCGCGGCCTTCGCTGGCGCGATTCCGATGGGATGGCGGCCTATCGGCCGAGTGCTCGACGGGCCACCGAGCGTGCTCGTCGACGGGGAGCCGTGGCGGGGAGCCGCGGGCTGGCAGTCTTTTGCCCAGTAG
- a CDS encoding uracil-DNA glycosylase, which translates to MTARPLRELVDQGWATALQPVEKQVAKMGQFLREEVAAGRGYLPAGENVLRAFTFPFDQVRVLIVGQDPYPTPGHAVGLSFSVAPDVRPLPRSLENIFREYTSDLGLPAPSCGDLTPWSRRGVMMLNRVLTVQPRNAASHRGKGWEAVTECAIRALVDRRQPLVAILWGRDASTLKPMLSGSDCLAIESPHPSPLSAARGFFGSRPFSRANELLAQMGAEPVDWTLP; encoded by the coding sequence GTGACCGCACGACCACTGCGCGAACTCGTCGACCAGGGCTGGGCGACGGCGCTGCAACCGGTAGAGAAGCAGGTCGCCAAGATGGGCCAGTTCCTCCGCGAGGAGGTCGCGGCCGGTCGAGGCTATCTGCCGGCCGGAGAGAATGTGTTGCGCGCGTTCACCTTTCCCTTCGACCAGGTGCGGGTGCTCATCGTCGGACAGGATCCTTATCCGACCCCCGGGCACGCTGTGGGGCTGAGCTTTTCGGTGGCTCCCGACGTACGTCCATTGCCGCGGAGCTTGGAGAACATCTTCCGTGAGTACACCAGCGACCTGGGGTTGCCGGCACCGTCGTGCGGCGACCTGACGCCGTGGTCGCGGCGCGGGGTGATGATGCTCAACCGAGTGTTGACTGTCCAACCCCGCAATGCCGCGTCGCATCGGGGCAAGGGCTGGGAAGCGGTGACCGAATGTGCCATTCGCGCGTTGGTGGATCGGCGTCAGCCACTGGTGGCGATCCTGTGGGGCCGCGACGCCTCGACGCTCAAGCCAATGCTGTCCGGCAGCGACTGCCTGGCGATCGAATCACCACACCCGTCACCGCTGTCGGCGGCACGTGGATTCTTCGGCTCGCGGCCGTTTAGCCGCGCCAACGAATTACTCGCCCAGATGGGCGCCGAACCGGTCGATTGGACGCTGCCCTAG
- the rpmB gene encoding 50S ribosomal protein L28: protein MAAVCDICGKAPGFGKSVSHSHRRTSRRWDPNIQSVRVADRPGGNKHRVNVCTSCIKAGKVVRG, encoded by the coding sequence ATGGCTGCCGTCTGCGATATCTGCGGGAAGGCCCCCGGCTTCGGCAAGTCGGTGTCGCACTCCCATCGCCGGACCAGCCGCCGGTGGGACCCCAACATCCAGAGCGTTCGCGTCGCCGACCGCCCCGGCGGCAACAAGCACCGCGTCAACGTCTGCACGTCGTGCATCAAGGCCGGCAAGGTCGTTCGCGGCTAG
- a CDS encoding DAK2 domain-containing protein — protein MGSGPSRALDASALRDWAHTAVGDLITHIDEINRLNVFPVADSDTGVNMLFTMRSALAEANTETKSDDVVKTAAALSAGALNGARGNSGVILSQILRGIADVTAHAAAESGGELTEIDAALLGAALHRGVDLVVASMGGHEVKGTIVSVLKAAGEAVDEAASAGLSAAVIAAGDAAVVALEKTPDQLDVLGEAGVVDAGGRGLLVLLDALRSTVTGQAPSRAVYEPAPRQPAAELAAKPPAPQFEVMYLLGGCDDDGADQLRERLDELGESVAIATSGVVGGYSVHVHTDDAGAAIEAGLGSGHPRRIQISLLTSGTSGLPPGSWTRERAVLAVVDGDGAAELFDDEGACVLRPDPLAEDPTTVITAQQLLRAVVDTGAAQVMVLPNGYVLAEELVAGCTAAIGWGIDVVPLPTGSMVQGLAALAVHEPGRQAVDDGYTMARAAGSARHGAVRVATETALTWAGTCEPGNGLGIAGDEVLIVAPDVASAAAGLIDLLLGAGGELITVLVGHGIDQDAVESALRAHVHDRHPGIELAIYRTGHRGDALLIGVE, from the coding sequence ATGGGGTCGGGGCCGAGCCGCGCGCTGGACGCGTCCGCCTTGCGCGACTGGGCGCACACCGCGGTCGGAGATTTGATCACCCATATCGACGAAATCAACCGGCTCAACGTCTTTCCCGTCGCCGACTCCGACACCGGGGTGAACATGCTGTTCACGATGCGCTCGGCGTTGGCGGAGGCCAATACCGAGACGAAGTCTGACGACGTGGTGAAAACGGCCGCTGCGCTCTCTGCCGGCGCCCTGAACGGCGCGCGAGGCAATTCGGGGGTCATTCTGTCGCAGATTCTTCGGGGCATCGCCGATGTCACCGCCCACGCGGCCGCGGAATCCGGTGGCGAACTCACCGAGATCGACGCGGCGTTGCTCGGCGCCGCCTTGCACCGCGGGGTCGACCTGGTTGTCGCCTCGATGGGCGGCCACGAGGTCAAGGGAACCATCGTCTCGGTGCTCAAGGCAGCCGGTGAGGCGGTCGACGAGGCGGCGAGCGCGGGCCTGTCCGCAGCGGTCATCGCCGCCGGTGACGCGGCGGTGGTGGCGCTGGAAAAGACGCCTGACCAGCTCGACGTCCTGGGGGAGGCCGGCGTGGTGGACGCGGGCGGTCGGGGTCTGCTGGTCCTCCTCGACGCCTTGCGTTCGACGGTCACGGGACAGGCGCCGAGCCGAGCCGTCTACGAGCCGGCACCGCGACAGCCCGCGGCCGAACTCGCCGCGAAACCCCCGGCGCCGCAGTTCGAGGTGATGTACCTGCTGGGTGGGTGCGACGACGACGGAGCCGATCAACTGCGCGAACGGCTCGACGAACTCGGCGAATCGGTGGCCATCGCGACGTCGGGCGTGGTGGGCGGCTACTCGGTACATGTCCACACCGACGATGCCGGTGCCGCGATCGAGGCGGGCCTGGGGTCCGGGCACCCGCGCCGAATCCAGATTTCACTGCTGACCAGCGGCACCAGCGGATTGCCGCCAGGTAGCTGGACGCGTGAGCGGGCGGTGCTGGCCGTCGTCGACGGGGACGGCGCGGCCGAACTGTTCGACGACGAGGGCGCCTGTGTGCTGCGGCCCGACCCGCTCGCCGAGGATCCGACGACCGTCATCACCGCTCAGCAGCTGCTGCGCGCGGTCGTCGACACCGGCGCCGCTCAGGTGATGGTGCTGCCGAACGGCTACGTGCTGGCTGAGGAACTCGTGGCGGGCTGCACCGCCGCGATCGGGTGGGGCATAGATGTGGTGCCGCTGCCGACCGGCTCGATGGTGCAGGGGCTGGCCGCGCTCGCAGTGCACGAGCCCGGGCGTCAGGCAGTCGACGACGGCTACACGATGGCCAGGGCAGCGGGCAGCGCCCGGCACGGAGCCGTGCGCGTCGCCACCGAAACGGCGTTGACGTGGGCTGGCACCTGTGAGCCGGGCAACGGCCTGGGCATCGCGGGCGACGAGGTGCTGATCGTGGCCCCCGATGTGGCCTCCGCCGCGGCCGGCCTGATCGACCTGCTCTTGGGTGCCGGCGGCGAGCTGATCACCGTGCTGGTCGGCCACGGCATCGATCAGGACGCCGTCGAGTCGGCGCTGCGCGCGCACGTCCACGACCGGCACCCGGGCATCGAGCTGGCCATCTATCGCACAGGGCATCGCGGCGACGCATTACTGATCGGGGTCGAGTAG